The Bacteroidales bacterium genome contains the following window.
GAAATTATAAGGCTTACAGAGAAAGTTAACGCTGCACGCACAGTAATATATTGGTACAATCCCGAACCGGGTACCCCCATATCATATAAAAATTCGCCTAAATAGTAAAACATAGCTCTATCTGTTTATTTATCAATAGTTTTTAAAATAGCAATTGCTTCAACCATGTCGTCAAAAGGATGTCTAACACCTTTGATCTCCTGATAGTTTTCGTGTCCTTTGCCGGCTATCAAAATAATATCTCCTTGCTGAGCCATTGTACAAGCGGTTTTTATTGCTTCACGCCTATCGGGATTTTTTATATAAACCGATTTGTGTATCTCTTTTAATCCGGCTTCCATATCGGCGATTATCGCCAAAGGCTCCTCGCTGCGAGGATTATCGCTTGTGAGTATAACCATATCGCTCTGTTTGGCAGCCTCTTGCGCCATTAGCGGACGTTTCGTTTTATCGCGGTCGCCACCTGCGCCTATTACCGTGATAACCTTTTCGTCTCCCGTGCGAATATCATGTATAGTCTGCAAAACATTGGTCACTGCATCTGGCGTATGGGCGTAATCGACAATAACAAAAACGCCCGATTTTGACATGTATCGTTCAAATCGTCCTTTTACTGGTTGTTGACGGCTGATTGCGGTTAATGTCTCTTGCTGTTCAAAGCCCAACAATATACATGTTCCAAATGCTGCCAACAGATTGTAAGAGTTAAACTCGCCTGTCAATGATGTCCATATCTCTATATTGTTGATATCTAACAGCATTCCCTCCAACTGTTTTGAAATTAGTTTTGCCTTGAAATTGGCTGGTCGCAGTAGTCCGTAAGTTTTTTTGTTGGCTTTGCTGTTTTGAACCATAATCTTACCGTTTTTGTCATCTGTGTTGTACAGGGCAAACGATTTTGGTGGTAACATGGTAAAAAACAGTTGCTTAGCGGCAATGTACGAGTCCATTGTTTTATGGTAATCTAAATGGTCTTGCGTGATATTCGTGAACACTCCACCCACGAAATGCAGTCCTGCTATTCGATTTTGAATAATCGAATGTGAACTTACTTCCATAAAACAGTATTCGCAACCTGATGTAACCATTTCAGCCATAATACGGTTTAGTTCAATTGCATCAGGTGTTGTAAGTGACGAGGGATATTCTTTGTTGTTTATCAATATTTTAACTGTCGAGAAAAGACCGCAAGGATAGCCTAAGTCGCTTACAATTTTATATAGGAGTGTGGCTGTTGTTGTTTTGCCGTTGGTTCCTGTTATTCCCACAAGTTTAAGTTTCTCCGAGGGATTATCGTAGAAATTTGAGGCAGCCATACCAAGAGCATTCGAAGAGTCTTTAACTTTCACATAAACAACGTTTTGCATTAACGTCTCGGGCAAGTTCTGACAAAGAATAGCAGTTGCACCATTATTAATAGCAGTTTCAATAAAGTTGTGCCCATCTGCGTTAGTACCGCAAATTGCAGCGAACAGTGAGTCTTGCGTGCATTTCCGCGAGTCGATGCAAATAGAGCTGATGTCAATACTATCGTCTCCTTGTATTGACTCAACTGAAATGCCCTTTAATACTCTCTCTAACCTCATTTGCTTTCGATTACGGATTTAAAAATTTTTCGATAACTCCAACACAATATACTCTCCTCCACGGACAGTTGAATTTGGCTGTAAACTTTGACGGGTAACAATTCCACGCCCTCTGACTTCAACTCTTAGTCCCGCATTTTCGCAAACCGACAACGCATCTTTAATCCCCATTCCCATAACATTTGGAACTTGTTTAGGATAAAAAATTCGGTTCTGTATTTTTATTTTATCGTCAAGCTTGGTTGTTACAACCCATTGACTATTTTGACCAGATAAGTTTTCTCTTGGAACATCGAAGAGATTTAAAATTTTCAGTAAATCTTTCTTATTCCCCGAAAACGTATATGGTACTAACTCTTCATTTTTAGCTAATTGTTTGTCTAAAGGATCAACCATGTCGGGTCTTGTTGCGTAAACCTTATCGGCTATCTCCTTAAAAACAGGTCCTGCAACGGCATTACCATAGTATTGACTGTTAGATGGCTCATTTACAATTACAATGCAGGAGTATTTTGGATTCTTCGCAGGAAAATATCCAACAAACGTCGCCAAATAGCTGATTTTGCTCTGATACTCATACCCATATTTTGCATTAGCTATTTGCGCAGTCCCTGTCTTTCCGGCAATTTTGTAAGCGTTTTTACTAAGATTTCTCGCCGTACCATTTTCTACAACTCCCTCGAGCATCTCTTGAGCAAGTTTAATAACTCTTGGCGAAGCTATGCGACTATCGATTATTTCGGTTGGGAACGATTCAATTAAGGTTCCGTGTTTATAAATTGCCTTTACAATTTTGGGTCTTACCATAACTCCATTATTTGCAATGGCGTTATAGAAAGTTAATATCTGTAATGGAGTAATTTGAAGCTCGTATCCATAGGACATTTGACAAAGTGACACTCCACTCCAAAGTTTATCTCCCGGGTATTTAATATATGGTATTGCTTCACCCAACAAATCTATGCCCGTAGGTTGATTAAGATGATAACGATATAGCTTTTCAACAAACTCTTTAGGCTTGTCGCCGTAGTATTTTTGTATTATCTTAGCAACGCCCACGTTTGAGCTGTATTCCATTACTTGTTTCGTGGTTATTTTACCAAACCCACCTTTTTTACCGTCTTTGATAACTATATCAAAAACCTTCATCTCTCCGTTGCCGGTATCAACAATATCTTCAAGGCCTATGTGTCCATCTTCAAGAGCAATCATCAGAGAGGCGAGCTTAATGGACGAGCCCGGTTCGGTGCGTTCTCCGACGGCAAAATTGTATGATTCTACGTAATTGCCAACAGATGTGCGCATTAGATTCGACATGGCTAAAATTTCACCCGTCTCAACCTCCATAAGAATCGCTGCTCCGTGCCTTGCGTTATGTTGTTTAAGTGTTTTTATCAGAGCATTGTGAGCAACGTCCTGTATGTTTATATCAATAGTTGTTAGGATATCGTTGCCTTGAATTGGATCAATGTCGTTGTCGCTTCCCACCGGCTTCCAGAAGTTTCCTGCTACTCTTTGTTCAAGTCTGCGTCCTTCGACTCCTGAAAGTAGTGAATCGTAGGTTGCCTCAATACCAACACCTCTAAAATTACCCGATTCGGTAATGTAACCTATCGAACGTGAAGCCATTTCTCCAAACGGCTTAACCCTTCTATATTTCATTTTGACAATTAGTCCACCTTTGTATTGCCCGGCACTGAAAACTGGAAACTTGCGAAGTCTTTTTAACTGTTGGTAGGTTACACCCTTTTTTATCAAATAGTAACGTTCTTGCCGATATTGGGCTGAAAGCAATTCGCGCTTATATTGACTTGCGCTTTTGTCGCGAAATAGATTTGAAAGCAGATACGAAAGACTATCAATTTTATTTCTAAACAGATTAACATCTAATGAAGAGCTACCCAAATCCATTCTTATTTCATAAACGGGAACGCTGCTAGCCAACAATCTTCCGTCACGTGCTCTAATATCTCCGCGGTTTGGCTCTATTTGCGTTGTACGGAAACTTCGTTGCTCAATTTTTTTCCATTTTTCACCTTCGAACCATTGGAGACGAAAAACATTAATCACAAGAAAAATCAAAAAAAGCAGAAGGAAGAAATAGACAAAAGTCAATCTTCCAACTATTTGCGATTTTATTGTTTTTTCTTTACTCATGTTTCGAAATATGCAAGTGTCTAATCTTTAATAGTTTTGCGATTTATTAATTTTATATCGCTATCATGCAAAACAATCTTGTATGGTGGTTCTAAGTTCTCTTTTAATCCAAGCGAGTGTTCTTTACAAAGTTTTGCTACTTCGGTCTGATTACTCATCAACATTAACTGAGACGATATTGAAATTGCCTCGGGTTGTAACTCTTTAATTTCAAGTTCTAATCGTTTACGGTCTCTTAAGATGCGTTCTGAATGAAAGGTATTTGCAATGTAAAGTATGCCCAGAAAAACTAAAAATAGAATGAATGGCAACTGATTAAGAAAACCATCTTTCCCTAGAAACGAGCCGTCAAGTATTACTTGAAAAAAACTTGTTTTTCTCTTCTCTTTTTCTTTTTTATTACTCTGTAAGTCTTCAAACTCCTGATTTTGTTGACTATCCTGCATTATGTACTCTCCTTTGGGCTATTCGTAGCTTTGCACTTCTTGAACGTGAATTACGTTCAATTTCCGCTTGGCTTGGTGTAACTACTTTTTTATTTACTAATTCAAAAGGTGTAATTAAATTTCCATAAAAATCCTTATTGGGTACTCCTTCAAAATTTCCAAATTTGAAGATATTTTTAACCAATCTGTCCTCAAGCGAATGATACGTTATTACTACCATTCGTCCGCGAGGATTTAGAACCGACATCGACTGTTCCAACAAATCTTTCAATGCTCCTATTTCGTCATTCACTTCAATTCTAAGTGCCTGATATATACGAGCAAGCGATTTATATCTGAATCTTTCCGGAACAACATCGTTTATTGCTTGCAACAAGTCGCCGGTTGTATTTATCGTGTTCTCTTGCCTGTAATTAACAATTGCTTGAGCTACCGCCCATGGCTTTTCAACCTCACCATACTCCTTGAAAATCTGAGTCAAGTTTTCGGGAGAATATTGATTTACAATATCAGATGCTTTCAGCGTTTTGTTGCGGTTCATTCTCATATCAAGCTCGGTGTCGAATTTGAAAGAGAAACCGCGTTCGCTCTCATCAAAGTGGTGTGAGGAAACACCGAGATCTGCTAATATTCCGTCAACCTTATCAATTTTCAAATATTTCAAAAAGTATTGTAAGTATCTGAAATTGTTATGAATAAATATAAAATTATCACTATCGGGCGTATTTTTTTTAGCCTCGTCATCTTGATCGAAAGCAATAAGTTTTCCGGTTGTAATATTTTTCAGGATTGCGCGGGAGTGACCACCACCACCAAAAGTAACATCAACATAAATACCGTCCGGCTTTATGCTTAAGCCCTCAATACTCTCTTCTAAAAGTACCGGTATGTGGTAGTCGTTCATAGCCGAAATAAAATTATGAGTTCATTACTTTTTTTGCCAACTGCTCAAAGTCTGGAGAGTTGTCCCATAAGCTTTGGTACATCTCTGCACTCCAAATTTCAATTTTGCCATCTTGACCAGACAAAACAATCTCTTTTGTAATTTTGGCAAACTCTAAAAGTCGTTTAGGGATAAGTATCCTGTTAACGTTGTCGGTAGAAACCTCTATTGCACCCTTTGAAAAACTTCGCAAAAATTGGTTGTGTTCTCTGTCGAAAGGGTTAAGTTTGCTGCGTATTATTTGGTTTTGTCTATCCCATTCCGATATTGGATAAAGCACCAAACACTGTTCATACATATCCTCCTTTAGAATAAAAACTTCACGTTGGGGTATGTCTCCAACCTGCTTGATAAAAGCGGTAGGAAGCACTATACGTCCTTTGGCGTCTATACGAATGTTATATTCTCCAATGAAGGTTACCATAATGAAACAACTTTGAATGTGTAAAAATACAAACAATTTTCCCATTTTCCCCCATTATTTCCCACTTTTTCCCACTTTGTTAATAACTTTCTTTTCTTATTTCTTTAAAACCGTTACACTATAAGGCTTTAGAGGGAAATAAAAAATTAGAGTAGGTGCGAATTATTAGAACACAGATGACACAGATGTAACGGATTTATGCAGATTTTTAAAACTTTTAACATTACAAACTTTCACTTTTTAACTCAATTGCTAATTGTTTATGTATTTTTGTCTTTTCGAATTAATGGAAGATGACAGATTCTTTGCTCTATTATACCGTTGCCTTAGCATTAACACCCAATTTAGGTCCAATAACCGTTAAAAAGTTGGTTGCTTATTGTGGCAATGTAGAAGATGTTTACAAAAAACGAACAAAGGATTTGATAAAAATTCCGGGATTAGGAAAAACGACAGTTGAAAAAATAGATTTCGACAAAGGGAAAGAGCTGGCTGAAAGTGAAATTAAATTTTGCGAGAAGCACAACATTAAGATTACAAGCTATTTAGATAAAGATTATCCAAAAAAATTGTTGCAATGTCCGGATAGTCCCATAGTTATTTTTACTAAAGGAAATTTGGAGT
Protein-coding sequences here:
- a CDS encoding transpeptidase family protein, which codes for MSKEKTIKSQIVGRLTFVYFFLLLFLIFLVINVFRLQWFEGEKWKKIEQRSFRTTQIEPNRGDIRARDGRLLASSVPVYEIRMDLGSSSLDVNLFRNKIDSLSYLLSNLFRDKSASQYKRELLSAQYRQERYYLIKKGVTYQQLKRLRKFPVFSAGQYKGGLIVKMKYRRVKPFGEMASRSIGYITESGNFRGVGIEATYDSLLSGVEGRRLEQRVAGNFWKPVGSDNDIDPIQGNDILTTIDINIQDVAHNALIKTLKQHNARHGAAILMEVETGEILAMSNLMRTSVGNYVESYNFAVGERTEPGSSIKLASLMIALEDGHIGLEDIVDTGNGEMKVFDIVIKDGKKGGFGKITTKQVMEYSSNVGVAKIIQKYYGDKPKEFVEKLYRYHLNQPTGIDLLGEAIPYIKYPGDKLWSGVSLCQMSYGYELQITPLQILTFYNAIANNGVMVRPKIVKAIYKHGTLIESFPTEIIDSRIASPRVIKLAQEMLEGVVENGTARNLSKNAYKIAGKTGTAQIANAKYGYEYQSKISYLATFVGYFPAKNPKYSCIVIVNEPSNSQYYGNAVAGPVFKEIADKVYATRPDMVDPLDKQLAKNEELVPYTFSGNKKDLLKILNLFDVPRENLSGQNSQWVVTTKLDDKIKIQNRIFYPKQVPNVMGMGIKDALSVCENAGLRVEVRGRGIVTRQSLQPNSTVRGGEYIVLELSKNF
- a CDS encoding UDP-N-acetylmuramoyl-L-alanyl-D-glutamate--2,6-diaminopimelate ligase translates to MRLERVLKGISVESIQGDDSIDISSICIDSRKCTQDSLFAAICGTNADGHNFIETAINNGATAILCQNLPETLMQNVVYVKVKDSSNALGMAASNFYDNPSEKLKLVGITGTNGKTTTATLLYKIVSDLGYPCGLFSTVKILINNKEYPSSLTTPDAIELNRIMAEMVTSGCEYCFMEVSSHSIIQNRIAGLHFVGGVFTNITQDHLDYHKTMDSYIAAKQLFFTMLPPKSFALYNTDDKNGKIMVQNSKANKKTYGLLRPANFKAKLISKQLEGMLLDINNIEIWTSLTGEFNSYNLLAAFGTCILLGFEQQETLTAISRQQPVKGRFERYMSKSGVFVIVDYAHTPDAVTNVLQTIHDIRTGDEKVITVIGAGGDRDKTKRPLMAQEAAKQSDMVILTSDNPRSEEPLAIIADMEAGLKEIHKSVYIKNPDRREAIKTACTMAQQGDIILIAGKGHENYQEIKGVRHPFDDMVEAIAILKTIDK
- the rsmH gene encoding 16S rRNA (cytosine(1402)-N(4))-methyltransferase RsmH, whose protein sequence is MNDYHIPVLLEESIEGLSIKPDGIYVDVTFGGGGHSRAILKNITTGKLIAFDQDDEAKKNTPDSDNFIFIHNNFRYLQYFLKYLKIDKVDGILADLGVSSHHFDESERGFSFKFDTELDMRMNRNKTLKASDIVNQYSPENLTQIFKEYGEVEKPWAVAQAIVNYRQENTINTTGDLLQAINDVVPERFRYKSLARIYQALRIEVNDEIGALKDLLEQSMSVLNPRGRMVVITYHSLEDRLVKNIFKFGNFEGVPNKDFYGNLITPFELVNKKVVTPSQAEIERNSRSRSAKLRIAQRRVHNAG
- the mraZ gene encoding division/cell wall cluster transcriptional repressor MraZ — encoded protein: MVTFIGEYNIRIDAKGRIVLPTAFIKQVGDIPQREVFILKEDMYEQCLVLYPISEWDRQNQIIRSKLNPFDREHNQFLRSFSKGAIEVSTDNVNRILIPKRLLEFAKITKEIVLSGQDGKIEIWSAEMYQSLWDNSPDFEQLAKKVMNS